A stretch of the Oceanicola sp. D3 genome encodes the following:
- a CDS encoding branched-chain amino acid ABC transporter permease — protein sequence MLYREAGDFKTSYAADNQTFPIKFDRWRYYAILVVAFGVVPFIINDYWVSAVFLPFLIYAIAAIGLNILTGYCGQVSLGTGGFMAVGAYACYKLMTAFPDVSIFFHIILAGGVTAGVGILFGLPSLRIKGFYLAVATLAAQFFLVWLFNRVPWFYNYSATGQISAPERTIFGIKITGAETEAWATYLFCLVFVVLLALLARNLTRGTVGRKWMAIRDMDIAAEIIGVNPLTAKLSAFAVSSFFIGIAGALFFSVYLGAVEVGEVFGINKSFLVLFMVIIGGLGSIFGSFAGAAFLVLLPVLLKNVFVGTLGWPTDLAAHLEFMIIGGLIIVFLIAEPHGLAQLWRVAKEKLRLWPFPH from the coding sequence ATGCTCTACCGTGAGGCCGGCGACTTCAAAACGAGTTACGCCGCAGACAACCAGACCTTTCCCATCAAGTTCGACCGCTGGCGTTATTACGCGATTCTGGTGGTGGCCTTCGGCGTCGTGCCCTTCATCATCAACGACTACTGGGTGAGCGCGGTTTTCCTGCCCTTCCTGATCTATGCCATCGCCGCAATCGGGCTGAACATCCTCACCGGATACTGTGGACAGGTCAGCCTTGGCACCGGCGGGTTCATGGCTGTGGGGGCCTATGCCTGCTACAAGCTGATGACGGCCTTTCCGGATGTCAGCATCTTCTTTCACATCATCCTTGCGGGCGGCGTGACGGCGGGCGTGGGCATTCTGTTTGGCCTGCCGAGCCTGCGGATCAAGGGGTTTTACCTTGCCGTGGCCACGCTGGCGGCGCAGTTCTTTCTGGTCTGGCTCTTCAACCGGGTGCCGTGGTTTTACAACTACTCGGCCACCGGGCAGATCAGCGCGCCAGAGCGCACGATCTTCGGCATCAAGATCACCGGCGCCGAAACCGAAGCCTGGGCGACCTATCTGTTCTGCCTTGTCTTCGTGGTGCTGCTGGCCCTGCTGGCGCGCAACCTCACCCGGGGCACGGTGGGCCGCAAGTGGATGGCGATCCGTGACATGGATATCGCCGCGGAGATCATCGGGGTAAATCCGCTAACCGCGAAGCTCTCGGCCTTTGCGGTCTCATCCTTCTTTATCGGCATCGCGGGGGCGCTGTTCTTCTCTGTCTATCTCGGCGCGGTCGAGGTGGGCGAGGTCTTTGGCATCAACAAGAGCTTCCTCGTGCTGTTCATGGTGATCATCGGCGGGCTGGGCTCTATCTTCGGCAGCTTTGCGGGCGCGGCCTTCTTGGTGCTGTTGCCGGTGCTGCTGAAAAACGTCTTCGTCGGCACGCTGGGCTGGCCAACCGATCTGGCGGCGCATCTGGAGTTCATGATCATCGGCGGGCTTATCATCGTGTTCCTGATCGCCGAACCGCATGGGCTGGCGCAGCTTTGGCGGGTGGCGAAGGAGAAGCTGAGGCTCTGGCCGTTCCCGCACTGA
- a CDS encoding ABC transporter substrate-binding protein, which produces MRLKLATLALGAVMAAAPAMAEITMSALSYRTGPYAANGIPFADGYQDYFTLLNERDGGIGGEMINLVECETGYNTEKGVECYESTKGEGVLVYQPLSTGITYQLIPKATADGIPMHTMGYGRTSAKNGAVFPWVFNYPANYWDGASIAITHIANEEGGDLSGKKVALVYHNSAYGKEPIRTLESLAEKHGYELMLLPVDHPGQEQKSQWLQIRREKPDYVIMWGWGVMNQVAIQEAVNIRFPMDHFIGIWWSGSENDVLPAGDGADGYKALTFHNLGMEYPVYDDLKTHVVDKGLAAGAGDQLGTALYNRGMYAAMLAAEAVKTAQELSGDTAISPAQMRDGMENLEITEAKMAALGLPGFGPEFTVSCENHGGNGFGAVAQWDAAAKKWSLITDYYQSDLEILAPLIEEDSAAYAAEAGVEPACN; this is translated from the coding sequence ATGAGACTGAAACTAGCAACACTGGCGCTTGGCGCGGTGATGGCCGCCGCTCCGGCGATGGCAGAGATCACCATGTCGGCGCTGAGCTACCGCACCGGCCCCTACGCGGCCAACGGCATTCCGTTTGCGGATGGCTATCAGGACTACTTCACCCTGCTCAACGAGCGGGACGGCGGCATTGGCGGCGAGATGATCAACCTCGTCGAATGCGAGACCGGCTACAACACCGAGAAGGGCGTGGAGTGCTATGAATCCACCAAGGGTGAGGGCGTTCTGGTTTACCAGCCGCTGTCGACCGGGATCACCTATCAGCTGATCCCCAAGGCCACCGCTGACGGCATCCCGATGCACACGATGGGCTATGGCCGCACCTCGGCCAAGAACGGTGCTGTGTTTCCGTGGGTGTTCAACTATCCGGCCAACTATTGGGATGGCGCCTCTATTGCCATCACGCATATCGCCAACGAAGAGGGCGGCGACCTGAGCGGCAAGAAGGTGGCGCTGGTCTATCACAACTCCGCCTATGGCAAGGAGCCGATCCGCACGCTGGAGAGCCTCGCCGAAAAGCACGGCTACGAGCTGATGCTGCTGCCGGTCGATCACCCGGGCCAGGAGCAGAAGAGCCAGTGGCTGCAGATCCGCCGGGAGAAGCCCGACTACGTGATCATGTGGGGCTGGGGCGTGATGAACCAGGTGGCGATTCAGGAGGCGGTGAACATCCGTTTCCCGATGGATCATTTCATCGGCATCTGGTGGTCCGGCTCTGAGAATGACGTGCTGCCCGCCGGTGATGGTGCCGATGGCTACAAGGCGCTGACCTTCCACAACCTCGGCATGGAATACCCGGTCTATGACGACCTGAAGACCCATGTGGTCGACAAGGGGCTTGCCGCCGGCGCGGGAGACCAGCTGGGCACGGCGCTGTACAATCGGGGCATGTATGCCGCGATGCTGGCCGCCGAAGCGGTGAAGACGGCGCAAGAGCTGAGCGGCGACACCGCCATCAGCCCGGCGCAGATGCGCGACGGCATGGAGAACCTCGAGATCACCGAAGCCAAGATGGCCGCTCTCGGCCTGCCCGGCTTTGGCCCCGAGTTCACCGTCAGCTGCGAAAACCACGGCGGCAACGGCTTTGGTGCCGTGGCGCAGTGGGATGCAGCCGCCAAGAAGTGGAGCCTGATCACCGACTACTACCAGTCCGATCTGGAGATCCTCGCGCCGCTGATCGAGGAAGACAGCGCGGCCTATGCCGCCGAGGCGGGCGTGGAGCCGGCCTGCAACTGA
- a CDS encoding ABC transporter ATP-binding protein → MLDAAKPDAETLLEVNNIEVIYNHVILVLKGVSLKVPKGGITALLGGNGAGKTTTLKAISGLLRSERGEITKGSITYRGDRLTGEDPAAQVKSGIIQVMEGRHCFEHLTVEENLLTGAYTRSDGRGATDADLQMVYDYFPRLKERRKSQAGYTSGGEQQMVAIGRALMSRPETILLDEPSMGLAPQLVEQIFDIVRRLNEEQGVTFLLAEQNTNVALRFAHYGYILESGRIVMDGPAAELRENPDVKEFYLGMSEEGRKSFRDVRSYRRRKRWLA, encoded by the coding sequence ATGCTGGATGCCGCCAAGCCCGACGCCGAGACGCTGCTGGAGGTCAACAACATCGAGGTGATCTACAACCATGTGATCCTCGTTCTGAAGGGCGTGAGCCTGAAGGTGCCCAAGGGCGGCATCACCGCGCTGCTGGGCGGCAATGGGGCGGGCAAGACCACCACGCTGAAGGCAATCAGCGGCTTGCTGCGCTCGGAGCGCGGCGAAATCACCAAGGGCAGCATCACCTATCGCGGTGACAGGCTGACCGGAGAGGATCCGGCGGCGCAGGTGAAGAGCGGCATCATTCAGGTGATGGAGGGCCGGCACTGCTTTGAGCATCTGACGGTGGAGGAAAACCTGCTGACCGGCGCCTACACACGGAGCGACGGGCGCGGGGCCACCGATGCCGATTTGCAGATGGTGTATGACTATTTCCCGCGGCTGAAAGAGCGGCGGAAGAGCCAGGCGGGCTACACGTCGGGCGGTGAGCAACAGATGGTGGCGATTGGCCGGGCGCTGATGAGCCGCCCCGAGACGATCCTGCTGGACGAGCCGAGCATGGGCCTCGCGCCGCAGCTGGTGGAGCAGATCTTCGACATCGTGCGGCGGCTGAACGAAGAGCAGGGCGTGACCTTCCTGCTGGCCGAGCAAAACACCAACGTCGCCCTGCGGTTTGCCCATTACGGGTATATCCTCGAGAGCGGAAGGATCGTGATGGACGGCCCCGCCGCCGAGCTGCGCGAGAACCCGGATGTGAAGGAATTCTATCTCGGGATGAGCGAAGAGGGCCGAAAGAGCTTCCGCGATGTGCGCAGCTACCGGAGACGCAAGAGGTGGCTCGCCTGA
- a CDS encoding phenylacetate--CoA ligase family protein, translating into MDKSEAEWRSAEARVADLAEALPRQVALAQGLPGYAALAGVDAGSVTGAEELAALPVLRKGALMEAQAARRPLGGLTTVEATGFTHLFQSPGPIYEPGMTNAEDWWRFAPFLRAVGIGAGDVVQNCFAYHLTPAGMMFDNGARAVGAAVIPAGTGQTELQVRAAADLGATAYAGTPDYLKVILEKADEMGVSLGITRAAVSGGALFPSLRDWYAERGITCLQCYATADLGNIAYESSPESGLIVAEGVVVEIVTPGTGDVVPEGEVGEVVVTTLNPDYPLIRFATGDLSAVLPGQSDCGRTNGRIKGWMGRADQTAKIKGMFVRPEQVAELVSRTGAAKARVTVTRDDERDVMAVAFESEGGSEATLAEAVREILKLSGEVTIHPLGSLPKDGKVIDDQRSYD; encoded by the coding sequence ATGGACAAGAGCGAGGCCGAGTGGCGCAGCGCAGAGGCGCGGGTGGCTGATCTGGCTGAGGCACTGCCGCGGCAGGTGGCATTGGCGCAGGGGCTGCCGGGGTACGCGGCGCTGGCGGGTGTCGATGCCGGCTCGGTGACCGGGGCCGAGGAGCTGGCCGCCCTGCCGGTGCTGCGCAAGGGTGCGCTGATGGAGGCGCAGGCCGCGCGGCGGCCCTTGGGTGGGCTGACCACGGTGGAGGCCACGGGCTTTACCCATCTGTTCCAGTCGCCGGGGCCGATCTATGAGCCCGGCATGACCAACGCGGAGGATTGGTGGCGCTTCGCCCCCTTCCTGCGGGCTGTCGGCATTGGCGCGGGTGATGTGGTGCAGAACTGCTTTGCCTACCACCTGACCCCGGCGGGGATGATGTTTGACAACGGCGCGCGCGCGGTGGGCGCGGCGGTGATCCCGGCAGGCACGGGGCAGACGGAGTTGCAAGTGCGGGCCGCTGCCGACCTTGGCGCAACCGCCTATGCGGGCACGCCGGATTACCTGAAGGTGATACTGGAAAAGGCCGACGAAATGGGCGTGAGCCTTGGCATCACCCGCGCGGCGGTGTCGGGCGGGGCGCTGTTTCCGAGCCTGCGCGATTGGTATGCCGAGCGCGGCATCACCTGCCTGCAATGCTACGCCACCGCCGATCTGGGCAATATCGCCTATGAGAGCAGCCCCGAGAGCGGGCTGATCGTGGCCGAGGGCGTGGTGGTGGAAATCGTCACGCCTGGCACGGGCGACGTGGTGCCCGAGGGCGAAGTGGGCGAGGTGGTGGTGACCACGCTGAACCCCGATTACCCGCTGATCCGTTTTGCCACGGGCGATCTTTCTGCCGTGCTCCCGGGCCAGAGCGATTGCGGGCGCACGAATGGGCGCATCAAGGGCTGGATGGGCCGGGCGGACCAGACCGCGAAGATCAAGGGCATGTTCGTGCGGCCCGAGCAGGTGGCCGAGCTTGTGTCTCGCACCGGCGCGGCCAAGGCGCGGGTCACGGTGACGCGCGACGATGAGCGCGATGTGATGGCCGTGGCCTTCGAATCGGAGGGCGGAAGCGAGGCCACGCTGGCCGAAGCGGTGCGCGAGATCCTGAAACTTTCTGGTGAGGTCACCATTCATCCCTTGGGAAGCCTGCCGAAAGACGGCAAAGTGATAGACGACCAGAGAAGTTACGACTGA
- a CDS encoding peptidoglycan-binding protein, with protein sequence MRRAILLTLALVAGPAMADRAFILGQPESGRGLFGGSAPDLAAAYEGAGFAVIGGSPATAELMREGLARFLSGVEGERRLVIHLSGPFVRSGSDTWLMADDAKAPNLATVAGQGLALSTVLQIAAEVPGQSLVLIGAAGAPEELGPGLTAGIGPLDIPQGVTVIRGRSAEVGAFAVGPLMERGQSLSALVAGAEDVTGEGFLSAATIWRPEGEDPVETGSNEEPVADAAEVERAVWESAVDADSKDAYLGYLARYPLGQFADEARKAIAEIEAEPFRAERKAEEALDLSRDERRQIQRNLTVLDYKPRGIDGIFGPGTRGAIKAFQEKNGFPPSTYLTRQQITRLAQQAERRSAELEAEAERRRLEAERADRAYWEVTGAAGDEAGLRVYLKKYPDGIYSDIAEEQLAIIEEDKRREAAAQDRAAWDVAVKGNTVASYRAYLVAYPEGAFAEEARAQIDKLTEEASPDRQEAEEREAALGLPQFTKVLVERRLAQLGLEPGPTDGQFDDQTRRAIRRFQRDRELEVTGYLDEATVSRMLSDAGIRIIRD encoded by the coding sequence ATGAGACGAGCAATCCTTTTGACACTGGCGCTGGTGGCCGGGCCTGCGATGGCCGACCGGGCATTTATCCTCGGCCAGCCCGAGAGCGGGCGCGGGCTGTTTGGCGGCTCTGCGCCAGACCTTGCCGCCGCTTATGAGGGCGCGGGCTTTGCGGTGATCGGCGGCAGCCCGGCCACGGCGGAGCTGATGCGCGAGGGGCTGGCGCGGTTCTTGAGCGGCGTGGAGGGCGAGCGGAGGCTGGTGATCCATCTCAGCGGGCCTTTCGTGCGCTCCGGCAGCGACACGTGGCTGATGGCGGATGATGCCAAGGCACCAAACCTCGCCACCGTCGCAGGCCAAGGGCTTGCCCTTTCAACCGTGCTGCAGATTGCCGCCGAGGTGCCGGGGCAATCGCTTGTGCTCATCGGCGCGGCGGGCGCGCCAGAAGAGCTTGGCCCCGGCCTCACCGCCGGGATCGGGCCGCTCGATATTCCGCAAGGGGTGACGGTGATCCGTGGCCGATCTGCCGAGGTTGGGGCCTTTGCCGTGGGGCCGCTGATGGAGCGGGGGCAGAGCCTCTCTGCCCTCGTGGCCGGTGCCGAGGATGTAACCGGCGAGGGCTTCTTGTCGGCGGCAACGATCTGGCGGCCCGAGGGGGAAGATCCGGTGGAGACCGGCAGCAACGAAGAGCCAGTGGCCGATGCGGCGGAGGTGGAACGCGCCGTGTGGGAGAGCGCGGTGGATGCCGACAGCAAGGACGCCTACCTTGGCTACCTCGCGCGCTACCCGCTGGGACAGTTTGCCGACGAGGCGCGCAAGGCGATTGCCGAGATCGAGGCCGAGCCCTTCCGCGCCGAGCGCAAGGCCGAAGAAGCGCTCGACCTGTCGCGCGACGAGCGGCGGCAGATCCAGCGCAACCTGACAGTGCTGGATTACAAGCCACGCGGGATCGACGGCATCTTTGGCCCCGGCACACGCGGCGCGATCAAGGCGTTTCAGGAGAAAAACGGCTTTCCGCCCTCCACCTACCTCACGCGCCAGCAGATCACCCGGCTGGCCCAGCAGGCCGAGCGGCGCAGCGCCGAGCTTGAGGCCGAGGCCGAACGGCGGCGGCTGGAGGCTGAGCGGGCTGACCGTGCCTATTGGGAAGTTACCGGCGCGGCGGGCGATGAGGCCGGGCTGCGGGTGTATCTGAAGAAGTATCCTGACGGGATCTACTCGGACATTGCCGAGGAGCAGCTGGCCATCATCGAGGAAGACAAGCGCCGCGAAGCCGCCGCACAGGACCGCGCGGCATGGGATGTGGCGGTGAAGGGCAACACCGTGGCCAGCTATCGCGCCTACCTTGTGGCCTATCCTGAGGGGGCCTTTGCCGAGGAGGCGCGGGCGCAGATCGACAAGCTCACCGAAGAGGCCAGCCCCGACCGGCAGGAAGCCGAAGAGCGGGAGGCCGCCCTTGGCCTGCCGCAGTTCACCAAGGTTCTGGTCGAACGGCGGCTGGCGCAGCTCGGGCTGGAGCCGGGGCCGACGGACGGGCAGTTTGATGACCAGACCCGCCGCGCCATCCGCCGCTTCCAACGCGACCGGGAGCTGGAGGTGACGGGCTATCTGGACGAGGCCACGGTGAGCCGGATGCTTTCGGATGCGGGCATCAGGATCATCCGCGACTAA
- a CDS encoding VOC family protein, with the protein MEKVSGIGGFFFRSEDPKALAAWYEAHLGINPVPGDDDTPPWEQEAGATVFAPFEKVTEYFGNSEKPFMLNFRVRDLDAMIAQLEAAGIAVKRDPESYPNGRFAWLNDPEGNPIELWELA; encoded by the coding sequence ATGGAGAAGGTCAGCGGCATAGGCGGGTTCTTCTTCAGGTCCGAAGACCCGAAGGCGCTGGCGGCGTGGTATGAGGCGCACCTCGGCATCAACCCGGTGCCCGGCGACGACGACACGCCGCCGTGGGAGCAGGAGGCGGGGGCCACAGTGTTTGCCCCCTTCGAGAAGGTCACGGAATACTTCGGCAACAGCGAAAAGCCCTTCATGCTGAACTTCCGGGTGCGCGACCTCGACGCGATGATCGCCCAGCTTGAGGCGGCGGGCATCGCCGTGAAGCGCGACCCGGAAAGTTACCCCAACGGTCGTTTCGCATGGCTGAACGACCCGGAAGGCAACCCGATCGAGCTGTGGGAGCTTGCCTGA
- a CDS encoding SDR family oxidoreductase, with protein sequence MRFSGKTILITGSGIGAATARLAAAEGAAVVLGARRAERLEALAGEIEAAGGHAAWAAGDVTEPGFAAELVVLAEARFGALHGAFNNAGTVGEMGPVEKMIEANWRSVMATNLDAAYFGAKAQIPALRRAGGGVLLFTASFVGSASGLPGMAAYGAAKAGVIGLAKGLAAEHGAEGIRANAVLPGGTLTEMAGDDPAFLDFAKGLHAMKRLAEPEEIARAALFLLSEDASFVTGATLFADGGNAVSKV encoded by the coding sequence ATGCGATTTTCAGGAAAGACGATACTTATCACCGGCTCGGGCATCGGTGCAGCGACGGCGCGGCTGGCGGCGGCAGAGGGCGCCGCAGTGGTGCTTGGCGCCCGGCGGGCCGAACGGCTGGAAGCGCTGGCGGGCGAGATCGAAGCCGCAGGGGGCCACGCGGCCTGGGCGGCGGGCGATGTGACCGAGCCAGGCTTTGCCGCCGAGTTGGTGGTGCTGGCTGAGGCTCGCTTCGGGGCGCTCCATGGGGCCTTCAACAATGCGGGCACGGTGGGCGAGATGGGGCCGGTTGAGAAGATGATCGAGGCCAACTGGCGCAGCGTGATGGCGACCAATCTCGACGCGGCCTATTTCGGGGCCAAGGCTCAGATCCCGGCCCTGCGCCGTGCGGGCGGCGGGGTGCTGCTGTTTACCGCCAGCTTTGTCGGCAGCGCGTCGGGCTTGCCCGGCATGGCCGCCTACGGCGCGGCCAAGGCGGGGGTGATCGGACTGGCGAAGGGGCTTGCTGCGGAGCACGGGGCCGAGGGGATCCGGGCCAACGCAGTGTTGCCTGGCGGCACTTTGACGGAGATGGCTGGGGACGACCCGGCCTTCCTCGACTTCGCCAAGGGCTTGCACGCGATGAAGCGGCTGGCGGAGCCGGAGGAGATCGCCCGCGCGGCGCTGTTCCTGCTCTCGGAGGACGCCAGCTTTGTGACCGGGGCCACGCTCTTTGCCGATGGCGGCAATGCGGTGAGCAAGGTGTAG
- a CDS encoding DUF4440 domain-containing protein — MQESFDTFLTRRRDAAMAYAHGDDAPMRTITALSGMATAFTRDGGFARGARSVNEANARQAEDFVEGQTRLEIEDSGTEGDVGYWTGFQISEVMVEGADVPRRERLRVTEIYRRIGETWQRVHRHASPVGD; from the coding sequence ATGCAGGAGAGTTTTGACACCTTTCTCACCCGCCGCCGGGATGCCGCAATGGCCTATGCCCACGGCGACGATGCCCCGATGCGCACGATCACCGCGCTCTCCGGTATGGCCACCGCCTTTACCCGCGATGGGGGCTTTGCCCGGGGCGCGCGCAGCGTGAACGAGGCGAACGCGCGGCAGGCCGAAGATTTCGTGGAGGGCCAGACGCGGCTGGAGATCGAAGACAGCGGCACCGAGGGGGATGTGGGCTACTGGACGGGCTTCCAGATTTCGGAGGTGATGGTGGAAGGCGCCGATGTGCCCCGCCGCGAGCGGCTGCGGGTGACAGAGATTTACCGGCGCATCGGGGAGACGTGGCAGCGGGTGCATCGCCATGCCAGCCCGGTGGGCGATTGA
- the ykgO gene encoding type B 50S ribosomal protein L36 yields MKVRNSLRSLKNRHRDCRVVRRKGRVYVINKTQRRFKARQG; encoded by the coding sequence ATGAAAGTCCGCAACTCGCTCCGCTCGCTGAAAAACCGGCACCGGGATTGCCGCGTGGTCCGCCGTAAAGGCCGCGTCTACGTGATCAACAAGACCCAGCGCCGCTTCAAGGCCCGTCAGGGCTAA
- a CDS encoding N-formylglutamate amidohydrolase, giving the protein MSRNEAKSYRIERPVERTTGAVFASPHSGCDYPWAFLRASVLDERSIRSSEDAFVDELFSMAPAHGAPLIAAAAPRAYIDLNRSADELDPALIRGVATVTHNPRVSSGLGVIPRVVAGGRAIYRGKITLEEARARIADVWRPYHRALQGEVDAARAEFGQALLIDCHSMPHEAIDAAGSRKGNRRLPEVVLGDRFGAACGAEVMDQVEAAFAGAGFRVARNAPFAGAYVTQSYGRPARGQHAVQVEIDRSLYMNEETIERGPRFEEIRARLGEVVADIVEIGRGGAAMPLAAE; this is encoded by the coding sequence ATGAGCAGGAATGAGGCAAAGTCATATCGCATTGAGCGCCCGGTGGAGCGGACGACCGGAGCCGTGTTTGCCTCTCCGCATTCGGGTTGCGACTATCCTTGGGCGTTTTTGCGGGCGTCGGTGCTGGATGAGCGCAGCATTCGCAGCTCGGAAGATGCCTTTGTAGACGAGCTTTTCAGCATGGCCCCGGCGCATGGGGCTCCGCTGATCGCTGCCGCTGCGCCAAGGGCTTACATTGATCTCAACCGCTCCGCCGATGAGCTAGACCCGGCGCTGATCCGGGGCGTGGCCACGGTAACGCATAATCCGCGCGTCAGCTCTGGCCTTGGGGTGATTCCACGGGTGGTGGCCGGCGGGCGGGCGATTTACCGGGGCAAGATCACGCTGGAGGAGGCCCGCGCGCGGATTGCGGATGTCTGGCGGCCCTATCACCGCGCCTTGCAGGGCGAGGTGGATGCCGCGCGCGCCGAATTCGGGCAGGCGCTGCTGATCGACTGCCATTCGATGCCCCATGAGGCGATAGACGCCGCCGGAAGCCGCAAGGGCAACCGCCGCCTGCCCGAGGTAGTACTAGGCGACCGCTTTGGCGCCGCCTGCGGGGCGGAGGTGATGGATCAGGTGGAGGCTGCCTTTGCCGGCGCAGGCTTCCGCGTGGCCCGCAACGCACCCTTTGCCGGGGCCTATGTCACCCAGAGCTATGGCCGCCCGGCGCGGGGACAGCATGCGGTTCAGGTCGAGATCGACCGCTCGCTTTACATGAATGAAGAGACCATCGAGCGCGGCCCCCGGTTTGAAGAAATCCGCGCGCGGCTGGGCGAAGTGGTGGCCGATATCGTCGAAATCGGCCGGGGCGGCGCGGCAATGCCGCTGGCGGCCGAGTAA
- a CDS encoding PaaI family thioesterase, with translation MLSRDEAQAILDAQPFSKLVGAKLELFEDGRCVISAPMREELKQHMGIAHGGVLATLADMALTFVGAMVLGPVITSELKINYLRPGTGERLVARGEVVGHGRRQAVTRCDVFAVVDGEEKLCAAAQGTIVKIES, from the coding sequence ATGCTGTCCAGAGACGAGGCACAGGCCATTTTGGACGCGCAACCGTTTTCCAAGCTGGTGGGCGCGAAGCTGGAGCTGTTCGAAGACGGACGCTGCGTGATTTCCGCACCGATGCGCGAAGAGTTGAAGCAGCACATGGGAATCGCCCACGGCGGCGTTTTGGCCACGCTGGCCGATATGGCGCTCACCTTTGTGGGCGCAATGGTGCTTGGGCCAGTCATCACCTCGGAGTTGAAGATCAACTACCTGCGGCCCGGCACTGGCGAGCGGCTGGTGGCGCGGGGCGAGGTTGTGGGCCACGGACGGCGGCAGGCGGTAACGCGCTGTGACGTGTTTGCCGTGGTGGATGGCGAAGAAAAGCTCTGCGCCGCCGCGCAGGGCACCATCGTGAAGATCGAGAGCTAG
- a CDS encoding DNA polymerase IV, which translates to MPALCRDCLETFDSGTRCPACRSPRVAAHPELFSLSIAHMDCDAFYASVEKRDNPELAAKPVIIGGGRRGVVSTACYIARIKGVRSAMPMFQALKLCPEAVVVKPRMEAYVEVSRAIRALMEELTPSIEPLSLDEAFIDLTGTERLHGHPPAVMLARLVKRMKAELGVTGSIGLSHNKFLAKIASDLDKPQGFSVIGAAETEDFLRDKPVRMIWGVGQAFQASLEGAGIRTFADLRRWEQKELAARFGASGARLWHLARGQDKRRVSRDSALKSISNETTFFEDTASTDILDGHIWRLSEKVSARAKAKELSGRTVTLKLKTAKFKLLTRRTTLREPTQIADRLYRTARDLFDQAGNSGPFRLIGVGLSDLAPEAAADLSGDLLDPDAGKRAEAERATDSIRARFGKDAILKGRALR; encoded by the coding sequence ATGCCCGCCCTCTGCCGCGACTGCCTAGAAACCTTCGATTCCGGCACACGTTGCCCCGCCTGCCGCTCGCCCCGCGTTGCGGCCCACCCCGAGCTGTTTTCGCTCTCCATCGCCCATATGGATTGCGATGCCTTCTATGCCTCGGTCGAAAAGCGCGACAATCCGGAGCTGGCCGCCAAGCCGGTGATCATCGGCGGCGGGCGGCGCGGGGTGGTGTCGACGGCCTGCTACATCGCCCGCATCAAGGGCGTGCGCTCGGCAATGCCGATGTTTCAGGCGCTCAAGCTCTGCCCCGAGGCGGTTGTGGTGAAGCCCCGGATGGAGGCCTATGTCGAGGTGTCCCGCGCCATCCGCGCCCTGATGGAAGAGCTGACCCCATCCATCGAGCCGCTGTCGCTGGATGAGGCCTTCATCGACCTCACCGGCACCGAGCGGCTCCACGGCCACCCGCCCGCCGTCATGCTGGCCCGGCTGGTAAAGCGGATGAAGGCTGAACTGGGGGTGACAGGCTCTATCGGCCTCAGCCACAACAAGTTTCTCGCCAAGATCGCCTCGGATCTCGACAAACCGCAGGGCTTTTCGGTGATCGGCGCGGCGGAAACCGAAGACTTTCTGCGCGACAAGCCGGTGCGGATGATCTGGGGCGTTGGTCAGGCCTTTCAGGCTTCGCTGGAGGGGGCGGGCATTCGCACCTTTGCCGACCTGCGCCGCTGGGAGCAAAAGGAACTGGCGGCGCGGTTCGGGGCCTCCGGCGCCCGCCTCTGGCACCTTGCACGCGGGCAAGACAAGCGCCGGGTGAGCCGCGACTCGGCCCTCAAGTCGATCAGCAACGAAACCACTTTCTTTGAAGACACCGCCAGCACCGACATTCTCGACGGCCATATCTGGCGCCTGTCCGAGAAGGTTTCGGCCCGCGCCAAGGCCAAGGAGCTTTCGGGCCGCACGGTGACGCTCAAGCTCAAGACCGCCAAGTTCAAGCTGCTCACCCGTCGCACCACCCTGCGCGAGCCCACGCAAATCGCCGACCGTCTCTACCGCACCGCCCGCGACCTCTTTGACCAAGCAGGCAACAGTGGCCCCTTCCGCCTCATCGGCGTGGGCCTGTCTGACCTCGCGCCAGAGGCGGCAGCAGACCTCTCGGGCGACCTGCTGGATCCGGACGCCGGAAAACGCGCCGAGGCCGAGCGGGCCACCGATTCCATCCGCGCGCGCTTTGGCAAGGATGCCATCCTGAAGGGCAGGGCGCTCAGATAG